One Kribbella sp. NBC_00662 genomic region harbors:
- a CDS encoding DNA repair helicase XPB gives MTDGPLIVQSDKTLLLETAHADANECRKAIAPFSELERAPEHVHTYRLTPLGLWNARAAGHDAEQVIDVLLRYSRYPVPHSLLVDIAETLDRYGRLRLEKHPQHGLVLVTTDRPVLEEVLRSNKVKPMLGARIDDDTVLVHPSERGHLKQTLLKLGWPAEDLAGYVDGEAHKIELDLDGWEMRPYQQQAVDSFWHGGSGVVVLPCGAGKTIVGAAAMAQASATTLILVTNTVSARQWKDELLKRTSLTEEEIGEYSGARKEIRPVTIATYQVMTTRRKGVYTHLELFDARDWGLIVYDEVHLLPAPIFRMTADLQTRRRIGLTATLVREDGREGDVFSLIGPKRYDAPWKDIEAQGWIAPADCIEVRVDLEQTERFVYATAEPEDRYRLAASTPAKSRLVRRIAEHHAGEPLLVIGQYIDQLDELGERLECPVIKGETTVKERQRLFQAFRTGEINRLVVSKVANFSIDLPEASVAIQVSGTFGSRQEEAQRLGRVLRPKGDGRTARFYSIVARDTIDAEFAAHRQRFLAEQGYAYTIVDAENLFA, from the coding sequence GTGACAGACGGTCCACTGATCGTGCAGTCGGACAAGACGTTGTTGTTGGAGACCGCACATGCGGACGCCAACGAGTGTCGGAAGGCCATCGCGCCGTTCTCCGAGTTGGAGCGGGCGCCGGAGCATGTGCACACCTACCGGCTGACGCCGCTGGGGTTGTGGAACGCGCGGGCCGCCGGGCATGACGCGGAGCAGGTGATCGACGTACTGCTGCGCTACAGCCGCTACCCGGTCCCCCACTCGCTGCTGGTCGACATCGCCGAGACCCTGGATCGGTACGGGCGACTGCGGCTGGAGAAGCACCCGCAGCACGGACTGGTGCTGGTGACGACCGACCGGCCGGTGCTGGAGGAGGTGCTGCGCAGCAACAAGGTCAAGCCGATGCTGGGCGCACGCATCGACGACGACACCGTCCTGGTGCACCCGTCGGAGCGCGGCCACCTCAAGCAGACCCTGCTCAAGCTCGGCTGGCCCGCCGAGGACCTGGCTGGGTACGTCGACGGCGAGGCACACAAGATCGAGCTGGACCTGGACGGCTGGGAGATGCGTCCGTACCAGCAGCAGGCGGTCGACTCGTTCTGGCACGGCGGCTCCGGTGTCGTCGTACTGCCCTGTGGTGCCGGTAAGACGATCGTCGGCGCCGCCGCGATGGCGCAGGCGTCGGCGACCACGCTGATCCTCGTCACGAACACCGTGTCCGCACGGCAGTGGAAGGACGAGCTGCTCAAGCGCACCAGCCTGACCGAGGAGGAGATCGGCGAGTACTCCGGTGCGCGCAAGGAGATCCGGCCGGTCACGATCGCGACGTACCAGGTGATGACGACCCGCCGGAAGGGCGTCTACACCCACCTGGAGCTGTTCGACGCCCGCGACTGGGGCCTGATCGTGTACGACGAGGTGCACCTGCTGCCGGCGCCGATCTTCCGGATGACCGCGGACCTGCAGACTCGCCGCCGGATCGGTCTGACCGCGACGCTGGTCCGCGAGGACGGCCGCGAGGGCGACGTGTTCTCGCTGATCGGCCCGAAGCGGTACGACGCACCCTGGAAGGACATCGAGGCCCAGGGCTGGATCGCGCCGGCCGACTGCATCGAGGTGCGGGTCGATCTCGAGCAGACCGAGCGGTTCGTGTACGCGACCGCCGAGCCCGAGGACCGCTACCGCCTGGCCGCGTCAACGCCGGCGAAGTCCAGGCTGGTACGACGGATCGCCGAGCATCACGCGGGTGAGCCGCTGCTCGTCATCGGTCAGTACATCGACCAGCTGGACGAGCTGGGCGAACGGCTCGAGTGCCCGGTGATCAAGGGCGAGACGACGGTGAAGGAACGGCAGCGGCTGTTCCAGGCCTTCCGGACCGGTGAGATCAACCGGCTGGTGGTGTCGAAGGTCGCGAACTTCTCCATCGACCTCCCCGAGGCTTCGGTCGCCATCCAGGTCTCCGGCACCTTCGGCTCCCGTCAGGAAGAAGCGCAGCGCCTCGGCCGCGTCCTCCGCCCCAAGGGCGACGGCCGCACCGCCCGCTTCTACTCGATCGTCGCGAGAGACACCATCGACGCCGAGTTCGCCGCCCACCGCCAGCGTTTCCTAGCTGAGCAGGGCTATGCGTACACGATCGTCGACGCCGAAAACCTCTTCGCCTGA
- a CDS encoding DUF559 domain-containing protein, with amino-acid sequence MLSVAQFLMYQGGWATFADLVRVVSRHAVSKALERGEIQRIAAGIYALPGLPADTATVLAYDSVLSHVSAAAASGLPLLVAPEKPHVMVPPHRRPRPGPPAVLHWAEVSSDERRERITSLSRTVLDCSRMLPFAEGLAVADAALATGRLHVEELIAGAVALRGAGCPNARRVATAATPLAGSFLESMLRALLIEAGIEGFEPQVLVTSHRFRARVDLGHRRAMLALDAEGFEFHGSRRDFAADCYRYDELNAAGWLVLRFTYEQIIGDPTWVVANVRAALAQRLG; translated from the coding sequence ATGCTTTCGGTCGCCCAGTTCCTGATGTATCAGGGTGGTTGGGCTACCTTCGCCGACCTGGTGAGGGTGGTATCTCGCCACGCGGTTTCCAAGGCTCTCGAGCGCGGCGAGATCCAGCGAATCGCGGCCGGCATCTACGCCTTGCCCGGCCTGCCGGCCGACACTGCGACCGTGCTCGCGTACGACAGCGTTCTCTCTCACGTCAGTGCGGCGGCTGCTTCGGGGCTACCGCTTCTGGTGGCTCCGGAGAAACCTCATGTGATGGTGCCGCCGCATCGTCGCCCACGCCCAGGGCCACCTGCTGTGCTGCATTGGGCCGAAGTCAGTTCCGACGAGCGCCGGGAGCGGATCACCTCGCTGTCGAGGACAGTCCTCGACTGTTCGCGCATGCTGCCGTTCGCCGAAGGGCTCGCCGTCGCCGACGCGGCTCTTGCAACCGGGCGTCTGCACGTGGAGGAGTTGATTGCCGGCGCCGTCGCACTGCGCGGCGCCGGCTGCCCGAACGCCCGCCGGGTAGCGACCGCCGCGACGCCACTGGCCGGAAGTTTCCTGGAATCGATGCTCAGGGCGCTCCTCATCGAGGCCGGTATCGAAGGATTCGAGCCACAGGTCCTGGTGACGAGCCACCGGTTCCGGGCGCGAGTGGACCTGGGCCATCGACGGGCCATGTTGGCGCTCGACGCTGAGGGCTTCGAGTTCCATGGCTCCCGACGGGATTTCGCCGCGGACTGCTACCGGTATGACGAGCTGAACGCCGCCGGGTGGCTGGTGCTCCGGTTCACGTACGAGCAGATCATCGGCGACCCCACCTGGGTGGTGGCAAACGTTCGTGCGGCTCTGGCGCAGCGGCTCGGCTGA
- a CDS encoding FadR/GntR family transcriptional regulator: protein MTTGGLSRARGAAGNQSFIRDAMKSYILERGLKAGDPLPNEQELMAQLGVGRHPLREAMKALQAVGIIEIRHGYGTYVGEVNLQSLEDGLAFRMSQSMAGDLRDVQNVLEVRQAIEVGLADDVVAHFKQYGYDALEPIVQRMEAKAADGEYFPDEDWAFHQALYEPLGNALVIDLLSVFWRTFAQVDARLPGARYTPADAAAWHRDLLNALESANPDTYAHSMKSHFNGIHTRLGE, encoded by the coding sequence GTGACAACGGGTGGGCTCAGCCGGGCACGTGGTGCGGCAGGGAACCAGTCCTTCATCCGGGATGCGATGAAGTCGTACATCCTGGAGCGTGGACTGAAGGCGGGTGACCCGCTGCCCAACGAGCAGGAGCTGATGGCGCAGCTCGGCGTGGGCCGGCACCCGTTGCGCGAGGCGATGAAGGCGCTGCAGGCCGTCGGGATCATCGAGATCCGGCACGGGTACGGGACGTATGTCGGCGAGGTGAACCTGCAGTCGCTGGAGGACGGGCTCGCGTTCCGCATGTCCCAGTCGATGGCCGGCGACCTTCGCGACGTACAGAACGTTCTGGAGGTCCGCCAGGCCATCGAGGTCGGCCTGGCCGACGATGTGGTCGCACACTTCAAGCAGTACGGGTACGACGCGTTGGAGCCGATCGTCCAGCGGATGGAAGCCAAGGCCGCCGACGGCGAGTACTTCCCCGACGAGGACTGGGCCTTCCACCAGGCGCTCTACGAGCCCCTCGGCAACGCCCTCGTCATCGACCTACTGTCGGTCTTCTGGCGCACCTTCGCCCAGGTCGACGCCCGCCTCCCCGGCGCCCGCTACACCCCCGCGGATGCCGCCGCCTGGCACCGCGATCTCCTGAACGCACTCGAGTCGGCCAACCCCGACACCTACGCCCACTCGATGAAAAGCCACTTCAACGGCATCCACACCCGCCTGGGTGAGTAG
- a CDS encoding dihydrodipicolinate synthase family protein, translating to MTASARLTGVVPPLVTPLTPSYDVDTASLARLIRYQLAGGVNGVFVLGTSGEGTFLTDEQRQVVLETTVAEVGGQVPVLAGIIDTSTSRVAAHVSAALKAGVDALVATAPFYAATHRAEIERHFTRLAAQAGDTPLYAYDIPSRVGTKLPASLVISLGEQGVIAGVKDSSGQETSLRELVLSRREKQLENFAIMTGSEVTVDSALAFGVDGVVPGLGNVDPGGYVRLFKAAVAGDAAAARAEQDRLFRLFDIINVADRSRMGASSAALGAFKAGLHLLGVIDSPVTAYPCIPLNDTEIAAVRPLLDRAGLH from the coding sequence TTGACCGCATCCGCCCGTTTGACCGGCGTCGTACCGCCGCTCGTCACTCCGCTCACCCCGTCGTACGACGTCGACACCGCATCGCTGGCGCGGCTGATCCGGTACCAGTTGGCCGGGGGTGTGAACGGGGTGTTCGTGCTCGGTACCTCCGGTGAGGGCACGTTCCTGACCGACGAGCAGCGGCAGGTCGTCCTGGAGACGACCGTGGCTGAGGTGGGGGGACAGGTGCCGGTGCTGGCCGGCATCATCGACACGTCGACCAGCCGGGTCGCCGCACACGTCTCCGCTGCTCTGAAGGCCGGTGTGGACGCGCTGGTCGCGACTGCACCGTTCTACGCTGCCACGCACCGGGCCGAGATCGAACGCCACTTCACGCGCTTGGCCGCACAGGCCGGTGACACCCCGCTCTACGCCTACGACATCCCCTCCCGAGTAGGCACGAAGCTCCCCGCCTCGCTCGTGATCTCCTTGGGCGAGCAGGGGGTGATTGCTGGAGTGAAGGACTCGTCCGGCCAGGAGACGTCGTTGCGCGAACTGGTGCTGTCCCGCCGCGAGAAGCAGCTGGAGAACTTCGCGATCATGACTGGCTCCGAGGTGACGGTCGACTCCGCTCTCGCCTTCGGCGTGGACGGCGTCGTACCCGGTCTGGGGAACGTGGACCCGGGTGGTTACGTGCGGCTGTTCAAGGCGGCCGTCGCAGGTGATGCGGCGGCGGCAAGAGCAGAGCAGGATCGGCTGTTCCGGCTGTTCGACATCATCAACGTCGCGGACCGGTCGCGGATGGGTGCGAGCTCGGCCGCGCTGGGTGCGTTCAAGGCCGGACTGCATCTGCTCGGCGTGATCGACAGTCCGGTGACGGCGTACCCCTGTATTCCTTTGAACGACACGGAGATCGCCGCGGTCCGGCCGCTGCTGGACCGGGCCGGATTACACTGA
- a CDS encoding exo-alpha-sialidase, with protein sequence MSSRVGAMEIVFDPAGSGYHTFRIPSVAARGSLVLAFCEGRLHGSGDAGEIEIVLRRSLDSGQTWLPLQVVSAKAGKTCGNPVPLFDPVSGDVVLVTVENGADAVEMSLARGTDPESGRRVFVQRSSDDGASWTPAVEITSQVKPADWGWYATGPCHGITLRSGRLVVPANHSYVPSEPVEDLIRLNGGHCIYSDDGGVSWSVGFVDRNDGAEINANETTVTELPDGRLYFNARNHRGTGPARVHAWSSDSGQTLDAPYAGIPEITAPGIQGSVLCLPDGRLLLSTPVDPSSRRELTVFVSEDSGVSWEPALVVHEGMAGYSDLVLLPDGSVGIFYEAGETSSFATLRFATFAF encoded by the coding sequence ATGTCTTCAAGAGTCGGCGCGATGGAAATCGTCTTCGACCCCGCCGGGAGCGGTTACCACACATTCCGGATCCCGTCCGTGGCGGCGCGGGGTTCGCTGGTGCTGGCGTTCTGCGAGGGACGGCTGCACGGGTCCGGTGACGCGGGGGAGATCGAGATCGTCCTGCGGCGTTCGCTGGACAGCGGTCAGACCTGGCTGCCGCTGCAGGTGGTGTCGGCCAAGGCCGGCAAGACCTGCGGCAACCCGGTGCCGCTGTTCGACCCGGTGTCCGGGGACGTCGTGCTGGTCACGGTGGAGAACGGCGCGGACGCCGTAGAGATGTCACTGGCTCGCGGCACCGATCCGGAGTCGGGGCGGCGCGTGTTCGTGCAACGGTCGTCGGACGACGGTGCATCGTGGACGCCGGCCGTGGAGATCACGTCGCAGGTCAAGCCGGCGGACTGGGGCTGGTACGCGACCGGGCCGTGCCACGGGATCACGCTGCGCTCCGGACGTCTCGTCGTACCGGCGAACCATTCGTACGTGCCGTCGGAGCCGGTGGAGGACTTGATCCGGCTGAACGGCGGGCATTGCATCTACAGCGATGACGGTGGCGTGAGCTGGTCCGTCGGCTTCGTCGACCGCAACGACGGCGCGGAGATCAACGCCAACGAGACCACGGTGACCGAGCTGCCCGACGGACGGCTCTACTTCAACGCCCGCAACCACCGGGGCACCGGACCGGCCCGGGTGCACGCCTGGTCGTCCGACAGCGGTCAGACGCTCGATGCGCCGTACGCCGGGATTCCTGAGATCACCGCACCGGGTATCCAGGGCAGCGTGCTGTGCCTGCCGGACGGACGATTGCTGCTGTCGACACCGGTGGACCCGTCTTCGCGGCGCGAGCTGACTGTCTTCGTGTCCGAGGACTCCGGTGTGTCGTGGGAGCCGGCCCTGGTCGTGCACGAGGGCATGGCCGGCTACTCCGATCTCGTGCTGCTGCCGGACGGCTCGGTCGGGATTTTCTACGAGGCCGGTGAGACGTCCTCGTTCGCGACCTTGCGCTTTGCCACATTCGCCTTTTGA
- a CDS encoding ABC transporter substrate-binding protein gives MPVSRRTFLGGGLAAAAVAVTGTPLLAGCASDKKNTAAVNSAVKLPTYTKYGEIKPDLPGTDVVLDGFLKYPANPVKAITDVPGDGKPITFMTNIPGAIPPSVDKNQFWQELNKRLGSELQISMASNDEYNDKFATRIAGGDLPDILNVPPGTPQIPGLLKAKAMDLTEHLSGDAVKKYPFLANIPTEFWKGCVFNGAIYGVPVPRGMSRTSLPLYRSDLLAAKGIKDPAPKNFEEFFDICKEMTAAKENRWAWTRVPTSYIRMMLGLPNNWKQEGGKFTSVFEADGNEDALEASRKMVAAGVVNPDTFSAKAAARKQWFNGGTAAFDYDSFVAWNQYYSDNTAGDAFGVNMLDVPGFSSGDGKVWMGAALNNVTAFNKSTKHSVETLLKVANWMAAPFGTEEYLFRKYGVAGRHYTMQGTDPVPTKTGVVETGIGLQYISDSTLALYWAGKPDVPQKQHAIQQKVADRLVYDASYGLYSDTMSKQWGQLTGVLTDLENQIVQGKKPVSDWAPAVKTFLSSGGEKIRGELQDAFTATGGK, from the coding sequence ATGCCAGTCAGCAGAAGAACTTTCCTCGGCGGTGGCCTGGCCGCCGCCGCTGTCGCGGTCACGGGTACGCCGCTGCTGGCGGGGTGCGCGTCGGACAAGAAGAACACCGCGGCCGTCAATTCGGCGGTGAAGCTGCCCACGTACACGAAGTACGGCGAGATCAAGCCGGACCTGCCCGGCACCGACGTGGTGCTGGACGGTTTCCTGAAGTACCCGGCGAACCCGGTGAAGGCGATCACCGACGTCCCGGGTGACGGCAAGCCGATCACGTTCATGACCAACATCCCGGGCGCGATCCCGCCGTCGGTCGACAAGAACCAGTTCTGGCAGGAGCTGAACAAGCGGCTCGGCTCCGAGCTGCAGATCAGCATGGCGTCGAACGACGAGTACAACGACAAGTTCGCCACCCGGATCGCCGGCGGCGACCTGCCGGACATCCTGAACGTCCCGCCGGGCACACCGCAGATCCCCGGGCTGCTCAAGGCCAAGGCGATGGACCTGACCGAGCACCTGTCCGGCGACGCGGTCAAGAAGTACCCGTTCCTGGCCAACATCCCGACCGAGTTCTGGAAGGGCTGCGTCTTCAACGGCGCGATCTACGGCGTCCCGGTGCCGCGCGGCATGTCCCGTACGTCGCTGCCGCTGTACCGCTCCGACCTGCTCGCCGCGAAGGGCATCAAGGACCCGGCGCCGAAGAACTTCGAGGAGTTCTTCGACATCTGCAAGGAGATGACGGCGGCGAAGGAGAACCGCTGGGCGTGGACGCGGGTGCCCACGTCGTACATCCGGATGATGCTCGGCCTGCCGAACAACTGGAAGCAGGAGGGCGGCAAGTTCACCTCGGTGTTCGAGGCGGACGGCAACGAGGACGCGCTCGAGGCGAGCCGCAAGATGGTGGCGGCCGGTGTCGTCAACCCGGACACGTTCAGCGCCAAGGCCGCGGCCCGCAAGCAGTGGTTCAACGGCGGTACGGCGGCCTTCGACTACGACAGCTTCGTGGCCTGGAACCAGTACTACTCCGACAACACCGCGGGCGACGCGTTCGGCGTCAACATGCTCGACGTACCGGGCTTCAGCAGTGGTGACGGCAAGGTGTGGATGGGCGCGGCGCTGAACAACGTCACAGCGTTCAACAAGTCCACCAAGCACTCGGTGGAGACGCTGCTCAAGGTGGCGAACTGGATGGCCGCACCGTTCGGCACCGAGGAGTACCTGTTCCGCAAGTACGGCGTGGCCGGCCGGCACTACACCATGCAGGGCACCGACCCGGTCCCGACCAAGACCGGTGTCGTGGAGACGGGTATCGGCCTGCAGTACATCTCGGACTCGACGCTGGCGCTCTACTGGGCCGGCAAGCCCGACGTACCGCAGAAGCAGCACGCGATCCAGCAGAAGGTCGCGGACCGGCTGGTGTACGACGCGTCGTACGGCCTGTACTCCGACACGATGTCGAAGCAGTGGGGTCAGCTGACCGGCGTACTCACCGACCTGGAGAACCAGATCGTGCAGGGCAAGAAGCCGGTGTCCGACTGGGCGCCCGCGGTCAAGACCTTCCTGTCCTCGGGCGGTGAGAAGATCCGCGGCGAGCTGCAGGACGCCTTCACCGCGACAGGCGGGAAGTAA
- a CDS encoding ABC transporter permease subunit, which produces MLQRSSKRPQQQLSLGRRLLRDRVLLLFALPGCALIIVFHYVPLLGNVIAFKDYQPFLGITSSDWSGWENFSVIFNGDPAFLRALKNTLILTCLQSIFVFPAPILLALLLNSLFSERIKRIAQSILYLPHFMSWVIVVALFQQMLGGSGLLNNYLRSHDLATINIIGNSELFHVLLTSQIIWKDTGWATILFLAALSQIDSQLYEAASVDGASRMKQLWHVTLPGLRGIIILLFILRLGDSLTVGFEQIILQQQAVGRDVSEVLDTYVYNNGVLGGAWGVAAAVGLVKGVVGVILVLTANKVAHIFGEQGVYQR; this is translated from the coding sequence ATGCTGCAACGGTCCTCGAAGCGCCCGCAGCAGCAGCTGAGCCTCGGCCGGCGGCTGCTGCGGGACCGCGTCCTGCTGCTGTTCGCACTGCCCGGCTGCGCGCTGATCATCGTCTTCCACTACGTGCCGCTGCTGGGCAACGTGATCGCGTTCAAGGACTACCAGCCGTTCCTCGGCATCACCAGCAGCGACTGGTCGGGCTGGGAGAACTTCAGCGTGATCTTCAACGGCGACCCGGCGTTCCTGCGGGCGCTGAAGAACACGCTGATCCTCACCTGCCTGCAGTCGATCTTCGTGTTCCCGGCGCCGATCCTGCTCGCACTGCTGCTGAACTCGCTGTTCTCCGAGCGGATCAAGCGGATCGCGCAGAGCATCCTGTACCTGCCGCACTTCATGTCCTGGGTGATCGTGGTCGCGCTGTTCCAGCAGATGCTCGGCGGCAGCGGGCTGCTGAACAACTACCTGCGCTCCCACGACCTGGCCACGATCAACATCATCGGGAACTCCGAGCTGTTCCACGTGCTGCTGACGTCGCAGATCATCTGGAAGGACACCGGGTGGGCGACCATCCTGTTCCTGGCCGCGCTGTCCCAGATCGACTCGCAGCTGTACGAGGCGGCGAGTGTGGACGGCGCGAGCCGGATGAAACAGCTGTGGCACGTCACGCTGCCCGGACTGCGCGGGATCATCATCCTGCTGTTCATCCTGCGGTTGGGTGACTCGCTGACGGTCGGGTTCGAGCAGATCATCCTGCAGCAGCAGGCGGTCGGCCGGGACGTCAGCGAAGTACTCGACACGTACGTCTACAACAACGGCGTACTCGGCGGTGCCTGGGGTGTCGCCGCGGCGGTCGGCCTGGTCAAGGGTGTCGTCGGCGTGATCCTCGTCCTCACCGCGAACAAGGTCGCCCACATCTTCGGCGAGCAGGGGGTGTACCAGCGATGA
- a CDS encoding carbohydrate ABC transporter permease, whose translation MSTKIVQGVPMPGWPMRAFKGLVLLVFCAVVIIPFVGVISTSVAPNKQINESGGLVLFPKSVNFAAYESLFAGGVVTQALFVSIFVTVIGTLLSLTVSCLLAYALARPGFTAGRPILLVVLFSMLFSPGIIPTYLTVKGVGLLDSIWALIVPTMISAFNVVVLRAFFMNLPNEITESARIDGAGELKTFTYIVLPLSKAVLSVIGLFYAVAYWNAFFSALLYLNDSKLWPLQLVLRTYVINDTQLGSAELGTELLPPQASIQMAILVVSIVPILVIYPFLQRHFAKGVLTGAVKG comes from the coding sequence ATGAGTACCAAGATCGTCCAGGGCGTGCCGATGCCCGGCTGGCCGATGCGGGCCTTCAAGGGCCTCGTACTGCTGGTCTTCTGCGCGGTCGTGATCATCCCGTTCGTCGGCGTGATCTCGACCAGCGTGGCGCCGAACAAGCAGATCAACGAGTCCGGCGGCCTGGTGCTGTTCCCGAAGTCGGTGAACTTCGCGGCGTACGAATCGCTGTTCGCCGGCGGCGTGGTGACGCAGGCGCTGTTCGTCAGCATCTTCGTCACCGTGATCGGCACGCTGCTCAGTCTGACCGTGTCGTGTCTGCTCGCGTACGCGCTGGCGCGGCCCGGCTTCACGGCCGGGCGGCCGATCCTGCTGGTCGTGCTGTTCAGCATGCTGTTCTCGCCGGGCATCATCCCGACGTACCTGACCGTGAAGGGCGTCGGGCTGCTGGACAGCATCTGGGCCCTGATCGTGCCGACGATGATCAGCGCGTTCAACGTCGTCGTACTGCGCGCGTTCTTCATGAACCTGCCGAACGAGATCACCGAGAGCGCCCGGATCGACGGCGCGGGTGAGCTGAAGACGTTCACGTACATCGTGCTGCCGCTGTCGAAGGCGGTGCTGTCGGTGATCGGGCTGTTCTACGCGGTGGCGTACTGGAACGCGTTCTTCTCCGCGCTGCTCTACCTCAACGATTCCAAGCTCTGGCCGTTGCAGTTGGTACTGCGGACCTACGTCATCAACGACACGCAACTGGGCAGCGCCGAGCTGGGCACCGAGCTGCTCCCACCGCAGGCGTCGATCCAGATGGCGATCCTGGTCGTCTCGATCGTGCCGATCCTCGTCATCTACCCGTTCCTGCAGCGGCACTTCGCCAAAGGCGTTCTCACCGGCGCCGTCAAGGGCTGA
- a CDS encoding phosphatase PAP2 family protein encodes MATLFLVYSAGRQIAARHTGSAFDHAHEVLSLQDWLHLPNEATIQHWALQFPHLVEGANLYYASVHAPLTAAVLLWLSIWRPKAYSHVRWTMVSLTGLALVGHIAFPLAPPRMMPGFIDTGLRFGQSVYGPDHTGGPANQFAAMPSLHVGWAALIALSMILITRSRWRWLWLLHPVITFSVVVVTGNHYWLDGIVALLLLAASLPFLLRSGLHADRPRSRNSVPPRKVLK; translated from the coding sequence TTGGCCACCCTCTTCCTCGTCTACAGTGCGGGCCGGCAGATCGCGGCCCGGCATACCGGCTCCGCGTTCGACCACGCTCACGAAGTGCTGTCGCTCCAGGACTGGCTGCACCTGCCGAACGAGGCGACCATCCAGCACTGGGCACTGCAGTTCCCGCACCTGGTCGAAGGCGCCAACCTGTACTACGCGAGCGTGCATGCACCGCTGACCGCCGCCGTACTGCTCTGGCTGAGCATCTGGCGGCCGAAGGCGTACTCGCATGTCCGCTGGACGATGGTGTCGCTGACTGGACTCGCACTGGTCGGTCACATCGCGTTCCCGCTGGCGCCGCCGCGGATGATGCCCGGCTTCATCGACACCGGGCTGCGGTTCGGCCAGTCGGTGTACGGCCCGGACCACACCGGCGGGCCGGCGAACCAGTTCGCCGCGATGCCGAGCCTGCACGTCGGCTGGGCGGCACTGATCGCGCTGTCGATGATCCTGATCACCCGGTCGCGCTGGCGGTGGCTATGGCTGCTGCACCCGGTCATCACGTTCAGCGTGGTCGTCGTGACCGGTAACCACTACTGGCTGGACGGCATCGTCGCGCTGCTACTGCTCGCGGCCAGCCTGCCGTTCCTGCTCCGGTCCGGACTGCACGCCGACAGGCCACGCTCGCGTAATTCGGTACCACCGCGGAAGGTGCTCAAGTAA